Proteins encoded by one window of Paraburkholderia sprentiae WSM5005:
- a CDS encoding IlvD/Edd family dehydratase → MSASTPRRLRSQEWFDDPSHADMTALYVERFMNYGLTREELQSGRPIIGIAQTGSDLAPCNRHHIELAARTKAGIRDAGGIPMEFPVHPLAEQSRRPTAALDRNLAYLGLVEILHGFPLDGVVLTTGCDKTTPACLMAAATVDMPAIVLSGGPMLDGWHDGKRVGSGTVIWHARNLLAAGEIDYEGFMELTTASSPSIGHCNTMGTALSMNSLAEALGMSLPGCASIPAAYRERGQMAYATGKRIVDLVREDVRPSKIMTKEAFENAIVVASALGASTNCPPHLIAIARHMGVELSLEDWQRVGEQVPLIVNCMPAGEYLGESFHRAGGVPAVMRELAKAGLVHEACLTVSGRTMGDIAAAAPTPDREVIKTTDDPLKHGAGFMVLSGNFFDSAIMKMSVVGEAFRQTYLSEPGAENSFEARAIVFDGPEDYHARINDPSLEIDQHCILVIRGTGTVGYPGSAEVVNMAPPAALVRQGITSLPTLGDGRQSGTSASPSILNMSPEAAVGGGLALLRTNDRIRVDLNSRSVNVLVDEAELARRRDTVHFEIPPAQTPWQELYRKTVGQLSTGGCLEPATLYLKVIAERGNPRHSH, encoded by the coding sequence ATGTCAGCATCCACCCCGCGCCGGCTGCGCAGCCAGGAATGGTTCGACGATCCCTCGCACGCGGATATGACGGCGCTGTACGTCGAGCGTTTCATGAACTACGGTCTGACGCGCGAAGAGCTGCAGTCGGGCCGGCCGATCATCGGCATCGCGCAGACCGGCAGCGATCTGGCGCCGTGCAACCGCCATCACATCGAACTCGCGGCGCGCACGAAGGCCGGCATCCGCGACGCGGGCGGCATTCCGATGGAGTTTCCGGTGCATCCGCTCGCCGAGCAGAGCCGCCGGCCGACCGCCGCGCTCGACCGCAATCTCGCGTACCTCGGCCTCGTCGAAATCCTGCACGGCTTCCCGCTCGACGGCGTCGTGCTGACCACCGGCTGCGACAAGACCACGCCCGCGTGCCTGATGGCGGCGGCCACCGTCGATATGCCGGCGATCGTGCTGTCCGGCGGCCCGATGCTGGACGGCTGGCACGACGGCAAGCGCGTCGGGTCGGGCACCGTGATCTGGCATGCGCGCAATTTGCTGGCGGCCGGCGAGATCGACTACGAAGGCTTCATGGAGCTGACCACCGCGTCCTCGCCATCGATCGGTCACTGCAACACGATGGGCACCGCGCTGTCGATGAACAGCCTCGCCGAAGCGCTCGGCATGTCGCTGCCCGGCTGCGCGAGCATTCCGGCCGCTTACCGCGAGCGCGGCCAGATGGCGTACGCGACCGGCAAGCGCATCGTCGATCTGGTGCGCGAGGACGTGCGCCCGTCCAAGATCATGACGAAAGAAGCGTTTGAAAACGCAATCGTCGTCGCGTCGGCGCTCGGCGCGTCGACCAACTGCCCGCCGCATCTGATCGCGATCGCCCGGCACATGGGCGTCGAGCTGAGTCTCGAGGACTGGCAGCGCGTCGGCGAGCAGGTGCCGCTGATCGTCAACTGCATGCCCGCCGGCGAATATCTCGGCGAGAGCTTCCATCGCGCGGGCGGCGTGCCCGCCGTGATGCGCGAGCTCGCGAAAGCGGGCCTCGTGCACGAGGCGTGCCTGACCGTGTCGGGCCGCACGATGGGCGACATCGCAGCCGCCGCGCCAACGCCGGATCGCGAGGTCATCAAGACGACCGACGATCCGCTGAAGCACGGCGCGGGCTTCATGGTGCTGTCGGGCAACTTCTTCGACAGCGCGATCATGAAGATGTCGGTGGTCGGTGAAGCGTTCCGTCAGACCTATCTGAGCGAGCCCGGCGCGGAAAACAGCTTCGAAGCGCGCGCCATCGTGTTCGACGGTCCGGAGGACTATCACGCGCGCATCAACGACCCGTCGCTCGAGATCGACCAGCATTGCATCCTCGTGATTCGCGGCACCGGCACGGTCGGCTATCCGGGCAGCGCCGAGGTCGTCAACATGGCGCCGCCGGCGGCGCTCGTGCGTCAGGGCATCACGTCGCTGCCGACGCTCGGCGACGGCCGCCAGAGCGGCACGTCCGCGAGCCCGTCGATTCTGAACATGTCGCCGGAAGCGGCGGTGGGCGGCGGCCTCGCGCTGTTGCGCACGAACGATCGCATCCGCGTCGATCTGAATTCGCGCAGCGTCAACGTGCTGGTCGACGAAGCCGAACTCGCACGACGCCGCGACACCGTGCATTTCGAGATTCCGCCCGCGCAAACGCCGTGGCAGGAGCTGTACCGCAAGACGGTCGGCCAGCTTTCGACCGGCGGCTGTCTGGAACCGGCGACGCTTTATCTGAAGGTGATTGCCGAGCGCGGCAATCCACGGCATTCGCATTGA
- a CDS encoding OmpA family protein, with amino-acid sequence MKQLSGWSLSLSLVLLAGCSSASGPTFNAYTVTAADGSTLHQVECHGIFEGPATCMKVAERICHGEPVRPVQKVGRLLPDNDQTDVTRRLTFACGDATVTPAAAASQPVAAAAQTVDQFVLQSDALFAFGKSSRASMLPGGAASLDQVITRIKQRSGVQSISVVGHTDRLGPDAVNQPLSLARAQTVREYLIDHGLNGELIHASGVGSRDSTTQCPDGGSKSLIACLQPDRRVSIEVRAQ; translated from the coding sequence ATGAAGCAGCTTTCTGGATGGAGTTTATCGCTGAGCCTGGTGTTGCTTGCCGGATGTTCGAGTGCCTCGGGGCCGACGTTTAATGCTTATACGGTTACCGCCGCCGACGGTTCCACGCTTCATCAGGTCGAATGTCACGGCATATTCGAGGGGCCGGCTACCTGCATGAAGGTCGCCGAGCGGATCTGTCATGGCGAACCGGTTCGCCCGGTGCAGAAAGTCGGGCGCCTGCTGCCGGACAATGACCAGACCGACGTCACGCGGCGGCTTACCTTTGCCTGTGGCGACGCGACGGTTACGCCGGCTGCAGCGGCCTCGCAGCCGGTCGCAGCTGCGGCGCAAACGGTTGATCAGTTCGTGCTGCAAAGCGATGCGCTGTTTGCTTTCGGCAAATCAAGCCGCGCTTCGATGCTGCCGGGCGGAGCGGCCAGTCTCGATCAGGTCATCACGCGTATCAAGCAGCGCAGTGGCGTTCAGTCCATCTCGGTCGTCGGCCATACCGACCGGCTTGGGCCGGACGCAGTCAACCAGCCGCTATCTCTCGCACGTGCCCAGACGGTGAGGGAGTACCTGATCGATCATGGACTGAACGGTGAGTTGATTCATGCGTCCGGCGTGGGCTCCCGCGATTCGACAACGCAATGTCCGGACGGCGGCAGCAAGTCGCTCATCGCTTGCCTGCAACCGGACCGGCGGGTCTCCATCGAAGTTCGGGCGCAGTGA
- a CDS encoding amidohydrolase family protein, with the protein MMERLETYASPRQPAHRAFRLASVDTHAHVFERGLPLAQQRRYVPDYDAPLDAYLAQLDAHGISHGVLVQPSFLGTDCSYLLGALRRAPERLRGVAVIERDSGIDTLKQMANAGIAGIRLNLIGHHDLTLDRWVSAQTLAHVRELNWHVEVHAEAARLPDIVEPLLEARMNVVVDHFGRPDASVGVRGTGFRRLLELAHTQRVWIKVSGAYRNWPDDSGGCKQTHDAFRLLKAAFGVHRMMWGSDWPNTQFEAREQFPRALQVLRVLIPDEEERSVVLAGTPASIYMFDDA; encoded by the coding sequence ATGATGGAGAGGTTGGAGACATATGCAAGCCCCCGGCAGCCAGCGCATCGTGCCTTCCGCCTTGCATCTGTCGATACGCATGCGCATGTATTCGAGCGCGGCCTGCCGCTCGCTCAGCAGCGCCGCTACGTCCCCGACTACGACGCGCCACTCGACGCATACCTTGCGCAACTGGATGCGCACGGCATATCGCACGGCGTGCTGGTGCAGCCCAGCTTTCTTGGCACTGATTGCAGCTATTTGCTCGGTGCGCTGCGTCGCGCGCCTGAGAGGCTACGCGGCGTCGCGGTGATCGAGCGCGATAGCGGAATCGATACACTGAAGCAGATGGCGAACGCGGGTATCGCGGGGATTCGGCTGAACCTGATCGGGCATCATGATCTGACGCTAGACCGATGGGTGAGTGCGCAAACGCTCGCGCACGTTCGCGAGCTGAACTGGCATGTCGAAGTGCACGCAGAAGCTGCGAGGCTGCCGGACATCGTCGAGCCGCTTCTCGAAGCGCGCATGAACGTCGTCGTTGACCACTTCGGCAGGCCCGACGCTAGCGTCGGCGTGAGGGGCACAGGGTTTCGTCGTCTCCTCGAGTTGGCTCACACACAGCGCGTGTGGATCAAGGTATCGGGCGCATACCGGAACTGGCCGGACGATAGTGGCGGTTGCAAACAGACGCACGATGCGTTCCGGCTCCTGAAAGCGGCCTTCGGCGTGCATCGCATGATGTGGGGCAGCGACTGGCCAAATACGCAATTCGAAGCACGCGAGCAGTTTCCCCGTGCGCTACAGGTGTTGCGCGTACTGATTCCCGATGAGGAAGAGCGCAGCGTAGTCCTGGCGGGCACACCTGCCAGCATCTACATGTTCGACGATGCCTAG
- a CDS encoding fumarylacetoacetate hydrolase family protein has protein sequence MSATSPSSFLPGDLNDALLVGRVWRKTEQHEGPCVVVVRGGEVFDITATVPTTADLFERDDAAQLARSAPGVSLGPVAQLIEANLPDASAPAVRLLAPCDVQAIKACGVTFAVSLIERVIEEQAGGDPAKAKEVRETIASTIGTDLSKIKPGSEAAMKLKAELERRDAWSQYMEVGIGPDAEVFSKSQPMSAVGFGADVGLLAASVWNNPEPEIVLAVNSRGEIVGATLGNDVNLRDIEGRSALLLGKCKDNNGSCAIGPFVRLFDDTFSLDSVRAASVSLRVEGVDDNFVLDGVSHMSEISRDPADLVAQTCGRHHQYPDGFMLFLGTMFSPIKDRDAPGGGFTHHLGDRVTISTPQLGALTNTVRLSTEIEPWTFGVRALYRNLAARGLLIAA, from the coding sequence ATGTCCGCAACTTCTCCCTCCAGCTTTCTTCCCGGCGATCTGAACGACGCGCTGCTCGTCGGCCGCGTATGGCGCAAGACCGAGCAGCACGAAGGACCGTGCGTGGTCGTCGTGCGCGGCGGCGAGGTGTTCGACATCACCGCGACCGTGCCGACCACCGCCGACCTGTTCGAGCGCGACGATGCGGCGCAGCTCGCGCGCAGCGCGCCGGGCGTATCGCTCGGGCCGGTCGCGCAGCTGATCGAGGCGAACCTGCCCGACGCGAGTGCGCCCGCCGTGCGCCTGCTCGCGCCGTGCGACGTACAGGCGATCAAGGCCTGCGGCGTCACGTTCGCGGTGAGCCTGATCGAGCGCGTGATCGAGGAGCAGGCCGGCGGCGATCCGGCGAAGGCCAAGGAAGTGCGCGAGACGATCGCGTCGACGATCGGCACCGACCTGTCGAAGATCAAGCCGGGCTCGGAAGCGGCGATGAAGCTGAAGGCCGAGCTCGAGCGTCGCGATGCGTGGTCGCAATACATGGAAGTCGGCATCGGTCCGGACGCCGAAGTGTTTTCTAAGTCGCAGCCGATGTCGGCGGTCGGCTTCGGCGCAGACGTCGGTCTGCTCGCCGCGTCGGTGTGGAACAACCCGGAGCCGGAGATCGTGCTCGCGGTGAATAGCCGCGGTGAGATCGTCGGCGCGACGCTCGGCAACGACGTGAACCTGCGCGACATCGAAGGCCGTTCGGCACTGCTGCTCGGCAAGTGCAAGGACAACAACGGCTCGTGCGCGATCGGCCCGTTCGTGCGGCTGTTCGACGACACGTTCTCGCTCGACTCGGTGCGCGCGGCGAGCGTTTCGCTGCGCGTCGAAGGCGTCGACGACAACTTCGTGCTCGACGGCGTGAGCCACATGAGCGAGATCAGTCGCGACCCGGCCGACCTCGTCGCTCAGACCTGCGGCCGTCATCACCAGTACCCGGACGGCTTCATGCTGTTCCTCGGCACGATGTTCTCGCCGATCAAGGACCGCGACGCGCCCGGCGGCGGCTTCACTCACCACCTCGGCGACCGCGTGACGATCTCGACGCCGCAGCTCGGCGCGCTGACCAACACGGTGCGCCTGTCCACCGAAATCGAACCGTGGACGTTCGGCGTGCGCGCGCTGTATCGCAACCTCGCGGCACGTGGCCTGCTGATTGCTGCATAA
- a CDS encoding GntR family transcriptional regulator, which translates to MHSDGRLPRYQRLRDEMVALIAARHWRPGEPIPTEQALAKSYDLAVGTVRKAVDLLVAEGLLERFQGRGTFVRRANFDSSLFRFFRFQTRQGERRIPESRILRRDVVDAPSAVAATLQISDTARVIEMSRVRLLDGVPMLYEEIWLPYVRFAAFAEMDLNDVGDLLYPVYEAQCNQVVASATETLTVEAIRPLHARLLRIEPGTPAVVIERLAYGYDRQPLEWRRSRGPASEFIYQAEIR; encoded by the coding sequence ATGCACTCGGATGGCCGTTTGCCCCGTTATCAGCGGTTGCGTGACGAAATGGTCGCTCTTATCGCGGCCCGCCATTGGCGCCCCGGTGAGCCTATTCCGACGGAACAGGCGCTCGCGAAAAGCTATGACCTCGCTGTTGGGACAGTTCGCAAGGCCGTCGATCTGCTGGTGGCGGAAGGACTGCTTGAGCGCTTTCAGGGTCGGGGGACCTTCGTGCGCCGCGCGAACTTCGACAGTTCCCTGTTTCGCTTTTTTCGCTTCCAGACGCGGCAGGGCGAACGCCGTATTCCAGAAAGCCGCATCTTGCGTCGCGACGTGGTCGACGCACCGTCGGCTGTCGCCGCAACCTTGCAGATTTCGGATACCGCGCGCGTCATAGAGATGTCGCGCGTGCGACTGCTAGATGGCGTCCCGATGCTCTATGAAGAAATCTGGTTGCCGTACGTACGGTTTGCGGCGTTTGCGGAGATGGACCTGAACGATGTCGGTGACCTCTTGTATCCCGTGTACGAGGCGCAGTGCAACCAGGTAGTGGCGTCCGCCACGGAAACGCTGACTGTCGAAGCCATTCGGCCACTCCACGCCAGGCTGCTACGCATCGAACCGGGCACGCCGGCTGTCGTAATCGAACGTCTTGCGTACGGCTACGACCGACAGCCTCTCGAATGGCGCCGCTCGCGCGGACCCGCCAGCGAATTCATCTACCAGGCGGAGATCCGCTAG
- a CDS encoding MFS transporter yields MFKWFSEISGNERRTFWACFGGWALDSLDVQMFSLVIPAIIAEWSISRTQAGLVSGATLVASALGGWIAGMLSDRLGRVRTLQWTVAFFAVFTFLCAFTQNYPQFLVLKTLQGFGFGGEWAAGAVLMAETIRNEHRGKAMGTVQSAWAVGWGAAVLLYLLMFSLLPGQTAWRVMFGIGIVPALLILYVRRGVQEPTLSAHMTRAARARHDEPASGLIVGIFAPNMRRMTLIGALLGVGAHGGYYALMTWLPTFLKTERHLSVLSTGGYLAVVITAFFCGCLVSAQLLDRIGRRKTILTFAICCVITVIAYLFLPLGNTAMLFFGFPLGFFAAGIPASMGALFNELYPGGMRGTGVGFCYNFGRVVSAGFPVLVGHMSANMSLGTAIGIDAALAYAIVVLSVLMLPETRGRALGEAALDTDLRRPLSPAPRH; encoded by the coding sequence ATGTTCAAGTGGTTCAGCGAGATTTCGGGCAATGAACGTCGGACGTTCTGGGCGTGCTTCGGCGGATGGGCACTCGATTCGCTCGACGTGCAGATGTTCAGCCTTGTGATTCCGGCAATCATCGCCGAATGGTCGATCAGCCGCACTCAGGCGGGCCTGGTCAGCGGCGCCACGCTGGTTGCGTCGGCGCTGGGCGGCTGGATTGCGGGTATGCTTTCGGACCGGCTCGGACGGGTCAGGACGCTGCAATGGACCGTCGCGTTCTTTGCCGTGTTTACGTTCCTGTGCGCCTTCACGCAAAACTATCCTCAGTTTCTGGTGTTAAAGACGCTGCAGGGGTTCGGCTTCGGCGGAGAATGGGCGGCAGGCGCCGTCCTGATGGCTGAGACTATCCGCAATGAGCATCGCGGCAAGGCAATGGGCACTGTCCAAAGCGCATGGGCTGTCGGCTGGGGTGCAGCGGTGCTGCTTTATCTGTTGATGTTCTCGCTACTGCCCGGACAAACCGCATGGCGCGTGATGTTCGGAATTGGCATCGTTCCAGCGTTGCTCATCCTGTACGTTCGACGTGGCGTACAGGAGCCGACCCTGTCGGCGCACATGACGCGCGCCGCGCGCGCGCGTCACGACGAACCGGCATCTGGTCTGATCGTCGGTATCTTCGCGCCGAATATGCGGCGCATGACCTTGATCGGAGCGCTGCTCGGCGTCGGCGCACATGGCGGCTATTACGCGCTGATGACCTGGCTACCGACGTTTCTGAAGACCGAGCGCCATCTGTCCGTTCTAAGTACCGGCGGCTACCTTGCTGTCGTGATCACCGCATTTTTCTGCGGCTGCCTCGTGAGTGCGCAACTGCTTGATCGCATTGGACGCCGTAAAACAATTCTCACATTTGCGATCTGCTGCGTAATCACGGTGATCGCCTATCTGTTTCTTCCGCTCGGCAATACCGCAATGCTGTTCTTCGGCTTTCCGCTAGGATTTTTTGCGGCAGGCATTCCGGCAAGCATGGGCGCGCTGTTTAATGAACTGTACCCAGGCGGCATGCGCGGAACGGGTGTCGGGTTTTGCTACAACTTCGGTCGCGTCGTATCGGCGGGGTTTCCTGTCCTGGTCGGGCATATGTCCGCGAATATGTCGCTCGGAACCGCGATCGGCATTGATGCAGCACTGGCCTACGCCATTGTCGTACTGTCCGTGCTCATGCTGCCGGAGACACGAGGCCGCGCGCTAGGCGAAGCCGCTCTCGATACGGACCTCCGCCGTCCACTCTCGCCCGCTCCGAGGCATTAA
- a CDS encoding GntP family permease, with protein sequence MTHLDIQLLLTALISVFVLVALIVSRLKMHPLLALLVVSIGVGFATGMEPQSIVKHLINGAGKTLGAVGIVIALGAMLGKILADAGITEQIAEAILSRASDRMIPWAMTLVAFVVGIPMFFEVGLVVLLPLIFSVARKLESHARFNGSAYVYVGVPVISALAAMHGMVPPHPGPLTAIATLKTSVGPTMLYGFVAAIPAMILGGPLYGAFISPRMSTKPDQALLDQFTLTENMDDGRRPGVGLGVLAALLPAILMLVHAVAEMVLSKGSAALHVASFLGDPLIAMLLGVLFAAAALVLARRGDAGKLRDALSRSLKPIASIIMIIAGGGAFQQMLTSAKVGDAIVHLTQQFAFPPLILGWLIAMLLSVSTGSATVGIVGAAGLLAPLAGADPSLNLPLLALSIGCGSLFFNYANHAGFWMVKESFGMTMGEATKTISVVQSIVAVVGLIMALVFNAAVHVH encoded by the coding sequence ATGACCCATCTAGATATACAGCTGCTACTGACCGCACTGATCAGCGTGTTTGTGCTTGTCGCGCTCATCGTGTCGCGCCTCAAGATGCACCCGCTTCTGGCCCTGCTGGTCGTCTCCATTGGCGTGGGTTTTGCAACCGGCATGGAACCGCAAAGCATCGTCAAGCACCTGATCAACGGAGCAGGCAAGACATTGGGTGCGGTGGGGATCGTGATCGCATTGGGCGCCATGCTGGGCAAGATTCTTGCCGATGCCGGCATCACGGAGCAAATCGCCGAAGCCATTCTCAGTCGCGCTTCCGATCGGATGATCCCTTGGGCGATGACGCTGGTGGCCTTCGTCGTGGGCATTCCGATGTTTTTCGAAGTGGGTCTGGTGGTCCTGCTGCCCCTCATATTCAGCGTGGCGCGCAAGCTCGAAAGCCATGCGCGCTTCAACGGCTCGGCATATGTGTATGTCGGCGTGCCCGTGATCTCCGCTCTTGCCGCGATGCACGGCATGGTGCCGCCCCACCCGGGCCCTTTGACAGCCATCGCCACCCTTAAAACCTCGGTGGGGCCTACCATGTTGTATGGCTTTGTAGCCGCCATTCCGGCCATGATTCTGGGCGGCCCGCTCTATGGAGCATTCATTTCGCCGCGCATGAGCACGAAACCCGATCAAGCTTTGCTGGACCAGTTCACCCTCACGGAGAATATGGACGATGGCCGGCGGCCCGGCGTCGGGCTCGGCGTACTGGCCGCTTTGCTCCCCGCGATCTTGATGCTGGTTCATGCCGTCGCCGAAATGGTGCTGTCCAAGGGCTCGGCGGCCTTGCATGTGGCCAGCTTCCTGGGCGATCCCTTGATCGCCATGCTTCTGGGTGTGCTGTTCGCCGCCGCGGCCTTGGTCCTCGCCCGCCGAGGCGATGCCGGAAAGCTGCGCGACGCACTGAGCAGAAGTCTCAAGCCCATTGCGTCCATCATCATGATCATTGCCGGAGGCGGCGCCTTCCAGCAAATGCTGACTAGTGCCAAGGTCGGCGATGCCATCGTGCATCTGACACAGCAGTTTGCTTTTCCCCCGCTCATTCTGGGCTGGTTGATCGCCATGCTGCTCTCCGTCTCTACCGGTTCGGCCACTGTAGGTATCGTGGGCGCAGCGGGCTTGCTCGCGCCGCTGGCCGGCGCCGACCCCAGCCTGAACCTGCCCTTGCTGGCTCTGTCCATTGGTTGCGGTTCGCTGTTCTTCAATTATGCGAACCACGCCGGCTTCTGGATGGTTAAGGAATCGTTTGGTATGACCATGGGCGAAGCTACCAAAACGATTTCGGTGGTTCAATCCATCGTGGCTGTGGTCGGACTGATCATGGCGCTTGTTTTTAACGCAGCGGTCCATGTTCACTGA
- a CDS encoding MFS transporter, with protein sequence MTAVPSAIAAPTARVDEFEERTYRKVVRRLLPVLLLCYVVAYLDRVNVGFAKLQMLDDLGLSDTMYAIGASVFFWGYFIFEVPSNVFLHRYGARFWIARIMFTWGLVSMALAFVAPLARIAHVETATMFYMLRFLLGICEAGFFPGVILYLNFWFPAQRQSRVMSGFLIAMPVSLMLGGVVSGWLMEHTAGLFGYQGWQWMLLIEGVPSLLTAFVVYFSLDDGIDRARWLTPQEKSLLAANLQRESAHKTARFGSAVRDPRVWLLIAILLTFNTGFYGLAFWLPSIIKATGVQDPLHIGLLTAIPYGVAIIATLANAAHSKKTGERRLHAAIPALIGGIGLIMSAALAHHVVWAITFLTIATAGILALMPIYWTFPGQLLSGAAAAAGIAMINAIGNLSGFTGSMITAVAKDLTGDINNGTYALGACLLVSCVLILLVPRTMLAPAASNPDGGPGRETARARKAAERTEHA encoded by the coding sequence ATGACCGCAGTACCGTCCGCCATCGCCGCGCCCACCGCGCGCGTCGACGAGTTCGAGGAAAGGACCTATCGCAAGGTCGTGCGCCGGCTGCTGCCGGTGCTGTTGCTGTGCTACGTGGTCGCGTATCTGGACCGCGTGAACGTCGGCTTCGCGAAGCTGCAGATGCTCGACGATCTCGGCCTGTCCGACACGATGTACGCGATCGGCGCGAGTGTGTTTTTCTGGGGCTATTTCATCTTCGAAGTGCCGAGCAACGTATTCCTGCATCGCTACGGCGCGCGCTTCTGGATCGCGCGGATCATGTTCACGTGGGGGCTCGTGTCGATGGCGCTCGCGTTCGTCGCGCCGCTCGCGCGCATCGCGCATGTCGAAACCGCGACGATGTTCTACATGCTGCGCTTCCTGCTCGGGATCTGTGAGGCCGGCTTCTTCCCCGGCGTGATTCTGTACCTGAACTTCTGGTTTCCCGCACAGCGGCAAAGCCGCGTGATGTCCGGCTTTCTGATCGCGATGCCGGTCAGCCTGATGCTCGGCGGCGTGGTGTCGGGCTGGCTGATGGAGCATACGGCCGGCCTGTTCGGCTACCAGGGCTGGCAGTGGATGCTGCTGATCGAAGGCGTGCCGTCGCTGCTGACCGCGTTCGTGGTGTACTTCTCGCTCGACGACGGCATCGACCGCGCCCGCTGGCTCACCCCGCAGGAGAAGAGCCTGCTCGCGGCGAATCTGCAGCGCGAAAGCGCGCACAAGACCGCGCGCTTCGGCTCGGCGGTGCGCGATCCGCGCGTCTGGCTGCTGATCGCGATTTTGCTCACGTTCAATACCGGCTTCTACGGGCTCGCGTTCTGGCTGCCGTCGATCATCAAGGCGACCGGCGTGCAGGACCCGCTGCATATCGGCCTGCTGACCGCGATCCCGTACGGCGTGGCCATCATTGCGACGCTCGCGAACGCCGCGCATTCGAAGAAAACCGGCGAGCGGCGCCTTCATGCGGCGATTCCGGCGCTGATCGGCGGCATCGGCCTGATCATGAGCGCAGCTTTGGCGCATCATGTGGTATGGGCGATCACGTTTCTGACGATCGCCACCGCCGGCATCCTTGCATTGATGCCGATTTACTGGACGTTCCCGGGGCAGTTGTTGTCGGGCGCCGCCGCAGCGGCCGGCATCGCGATGATCAACGCGATCGGCAATCTGTCCGGCTTTACCGGTTCGATGATTACCGCCGTGGCCAAAGACCTCACCGGCGACATCAACAACGGCACCTACGCGCTCGGTGCGTGTCTGCTGGTCAGCTGCGTGCTGATCCTGCTCGTGCCGCGCACAATGCTGGCGCCGGCCGCGTCGAATCCGGACGGCGGGCCCGGCCGCGAGACGGCGCGCGCACGGAAAGCCGCCGAGCGCACAGAGCACGCCTAA
- a CDS encoding carbon-nitrogen hydrolase family protein, with protein MQQKLRAAVVQSGSVVFDADSTIDKVATFAADAARQDTQLIVFPEAFVSAYPKGLDFGSTIGGRTVAGRDDYRRYYQSAVEVPSPGTRRLGEIAADHKQYIVIGVIERDHGTLYCTALFYGPDGIMLGKHRKLMPTAGERLIWGYGDGSTLPVFDTPFGRLGAVICWENYMPLMRMAMYAKGVQIYCAPTADSRPTWASSMQHVALEGRCFVLSACQHLRRSDCPTDYAAIQGNDPSTVLMSGGSCIVGPLGEFIAGPIFEQDALLVADLDLNDLARAKYDFDVAGHYARPDIFRLHVNEAMMPPVVFENNGFGSVS; from the coding sequence ATGCAACAGAAATTACGTGCTGCGGTTGTGCAATCGGGATCCGTCGTCTTCGATGCGGACAGTACCATCGACAAAGTCGCGACTTTCGCGGCCGACGCCGCACGACAAGACACTCAACTTATTGTATTTCCTGAAGCATTCGTCTCAGCCTATCCAAAGGGGCTCGATTTCGGTTCGACGATTGGTGGACGAACCGTTGCTGGGCGCGACGACTATCGCCGTTACTACCAAAGCGCGGTCGAGGTGCCGAGTCCCGGCACCCGTCGGCTGGGCGAGATTGCCGCCGACCACAAACAATACATCGTGATCGGCGTAATCGAGCGGGACCATGGCACGTTATATTGCACTGCGTTGTTTTATGGTCCGGACGGTATCATGCTCGGCAAGCATCGCAAGCTGATGCCAACCGCCGGCGAGAGGCTGATCTGGGGCTATGGCGATGGGTCGACGCTCCCGGTTTTCGACACGCCGTTCGGCAGACTTGGCGCAGTCATTTGCTGGGAAAACTACATGCCATTAATGCGTATGGCCATGTACGCCAAGGGTGTTCAGATTTACTGCGCCCCCACCGCCGACAGTCGGCCGACATGGGCTTCCTCCATGCAGCATGTTGCCTTGGAGGGGCGTTGCTTTGTGTTATCGGCCTGTCAGCACCTGCGCCGATCGGATTGCCCAACCGACTATGCCGCAATCCAGGGTAACGATCCGTCCACTGTGTTGATGAGCGGTGGAAGCTGCATCGTTGGCCCGCTTGGCGAGTTCATTGCCGGCCCCATCTTTGAGCAAGACGCACTGCTCGTGGCCGACCTCGACCTCAACGATCTTGCCCGTGCGAAATATGACTTTGACGTGGCGGGTCACTACGCGCGTCCGGATATCTTCCGTCTGCATGTCAACGAAGCGATGATGCCTCCCGTCGTGTTCGAGAACAACGGATTCGGCAGCGTCTCCTGA